The DNA window GAACAGTCAAATTAGATACACCAGTAGCGCACAGCTTTGTAACTAGACTCAAGGTCGACTCTTCGTCATCTAGAATTCTAATTTTCACACTAATAGGCTTCTGATTGGGCTTCCCAACCTTTTCCACCAGctctttcaaaatattacatAACTTGTCTGGGGTCTTTAACAAAGCAGCACCCATTCCTGCATGTATAGAAAAGTGTTTTGGACACCCCGCATTAACGTCAATACCGTCTACATCCTGAATCACCTTATTAGCTGCTTCTACTGCCAGTGAAGGCGCGGCTGTACCCAGCTGAAAGATCAACTTTCCCTGTTCCTGCTCTGGGGCCGTTCTAAACACAATAGTTGGCGGTCTGCCAGTACCCCTAGAAGGGACCACAAAATCAACCGTATTGAGATCCTTATTGACCTCACGTTCACACTGAATAACCTTCTTATCGATGATCTCTGGACCCCAGACCAAATCCGCTCCATATTTCAGCGCAAGCAGTCTGGTAGGAAGCTCGCCTGCCCGCACCATGGGAGCCAACACTACCTTGCCTGCGTAGCTCACCATTGCTATTAATATCCAAACACCTGCTCTTTCGTATATAGATGTCCTTCTAACCACCACCAAGTCACCGCTTTTGAACTAGTATAACTATCTCATTGCATCCCAAATTCTCGAGAAAATTtccgtttcttttttcatttctCATTTCTCATTTCTCGAGGAACCCTTGCACTCTGCAACGGCTACATCATCACCataataattttaacaAACAGAAATTGACATAACCTCTTCCCCTGTAAATCGACTCGTATTTCCCTTCAAGCCTTGTAAGCCGCCGTAGCCCCATTCTGAACTGTCGTTTTTCTCTTATTTTACGATTCAGATTATATGCTATTATTACACACATACATAATCAACTTTTCCTGCTTATACAAGAATACATCATTTCCTTTTCACTTGTATCGGGTATATGTGTAATCAAAGGACAATTAATTAGATAATATTCTTCCTACATATTCTCTATCAGCACGCATTTGTCGCAGGAGATGTAGCCTCAGAATAGAATGCATTTGTTCTGCGTTTCACCCACCCATTCAGCTAAAAGCAATACACCTGTACCATGTTTCACATTACCTTTTGTACGGACACGGCACATACTTCTTCCTGCCACCGTTCGCTACCGGTGTCGTTCTATCAGGACCCCATTCTTTCGCTAAAAAGTGAAGAACGTTTCAAGAACATAGGACAGCAGCACGGCAATAGTTCCATCGGCTGGCGCTGACAACTGAATAAGGGCCATACAAAGCTGAAGTTTCATTCACTCTTTCTCTCTGACTAAGTATCATCCATTTGGGACTAGCTGCTGGATGGCATAACCTCAATTCGTGTTCTTTCTCCCGCACGACcctttatatatataaagacACCTACGTACTCTCCGGTAATCTCGATCGACCGATGAGATGGAAGCAAGCAGGGACTTGCAAAACTATGGATCTAAGATACGATCAGAATCTTGCAAGAACATCGAAACGGTTTATTCCCCGTACTCGTTTTACCGCCTCTGTTGCCTTATTTAGAGAGGGGAAAATATACAACCAAGAATAAAACCGGGAGTGCTATTGACGTTGTACACAGCACGCAGCATGCAACACGCACAcgcacatatatatatatatctatctatctatctatttATGCTGTGTAGTTTCTGGGCAAAATGTTGAAATATGGACACATCACTATTGGCATATTATTGCGGGGGACACGCACAGACAACTCACTTGGGAATTCCCTACTGGTTAGTTTATTCTAGGAGTAAGTTTcaattgaaattcttggaaAACATCATTTGCATACGCAGagtaaaaatatcaacGACTCGAGGTATTTGGGCTTTGAAGAACGATTCAATGGCGATGTGATGTATAATATGTATGATTTAGATTGTTAGATAGAAGATTGGTCTGAATTATATAAAGTATTTCAGAGCAGCAAAACGCTGTGAGGGTTTTAGGtggtaatatatatagagaGTTGCGGTTTTCACTCAAAGCCCACACGAATACGAGAGTCATACTAGAGCACCAAATCATCTGTTACATCGAAAGAAGGATATACAGGATTGGTATAAGGAGGCAGTGATATATAGTAGAGAGAAAATCGGTCAATTTTAGATTTCTTTAGACTGTTACAAGGATTATTGTTAGCGGGAAAGCAGTACAGTGGAGAGATAGCAGGGTCAGTTTAAACGAGAACACGTATATCTAGTTTTGGGACGAGAGATATTGGATTGTTCAGTCGACGTAGCTGGTTGCGAGGGCCTAGAGGgtaatttttgatttgaGTTTCAAGAGGTTAGGTGGTGCTGAGAATGTTCAGGGCCCTTAGACGGAAGATTAACCATGGGAAGCATTCCTCGAAGAACGGTGATGGAAAGGGCAATGACGACGAGAAGAGGTATCAGTTCAGTAGTAACGGTGGGAATTATAGCGGTGGGAATTATAACAGTGGGAATTATAACAGTGGAACGGAGGGGCCGCAGACCAATATTCCAGTTGTGGTGAAGCAGCCCAAGCAAAAGAGGGTTGTACGGAATGGTGCGTCGGGCAAGCCGCAGGAGAAGCCGAGTTGGGAGCCTGGAGCAGTGCCTCTTCCGCAGCGGATAGCTCAAAAGGAGCTGTACACAGCTGCAGATATCCATTCAGAGCTTATCAAGATGGATGTTACTCAAAGACTAGTGGGCCGGTACTACGTTTACAATGTGAGCGTTTTCCGTGGCCCTGGGGATTGCCGTGATTTGCGGGATCCcaatttcaatatctttcagCGTAAGGGTGCTATTAATCCCATTTCGTCCAGGTATGTTATATACCACTTGGCTACATATTTCAAGGAGAGGTTGAACAGTCAATTGGCCAAAAACAACTGCAACAATACAGATTTGATACGTTCAGCTATGGAGATATTTAAACCTAATCTATCACATTATTCTCATTCAGAAACTAAAGAAACCAAAAGGATATTGGCCTCCTTTTTCCCGTGGGATGGATGCTCGTTGGCTGGAAAATGGCTGCAACTTGAAATCGAGAAACATTTTGGCAGCAGTTGGAATAAACTAATTCTGGCTCTAAGAATTATGTGGTCTGAGTTGCCCCAGGGCATTGTTCCTTGGGAatccttttcttctttcaagAGGCTGGAACAGAAGTATTATTTTCCAGTTACTGCTTTCTACAATTTCATACCACAGGTGTTACCTAGCCGCGATTTCACCTGCATTGCTTATTCGTTTTTGGAAATCCTTGTGACTATAATCGGTAAAACCGACCTTGTGGTAGAAAAGACAACACAGATGGATTTGGTTTTTACGGCTGGCCAGGTTTGTTTCACAAAGAGTAATGCTATAGATGAATATATGGATAGTGATTCAGGCGAAAGTTTCGATGTCTTAACGCTCAACAAAATTTACTACGCGAGAGGTTCTGCATTGTACcatctttttgtttcataTTTGAGATCATTGGTTGACAAAGGCAAGATCAAGGACTTTTACTTAATTGATAATTTCAATGTGGAACAATACCCCCCTGCTCCATACACTCCAATGACACAGCGTGCACTAACTTTAACCGTACCCAAGtttcttgttgatgatgaaatgcGCAATGATTTTAATCACTTGATCAAGTTGGTCTCCAAGGCAAGCTCAAGGATTTATTCTTCACATCATGCGTTTTCCAAACTAGAAAATTCTTTCTTGGACAAATTTGAGGAGAACCCACttaaagttattgaatctctattttccaaatcttcaaaacgGTACCTATACAAACTTGACAAGCAATTCAGCACGAACTACTTTAAAACGTTGAACGAAAAACAGCATTTGAATAGAGCACTCCAGGAATTAGATCCAAATAATCAGTATGCGGTTGCTACTTGGATTGAATCATGTAAGCAGCATGGCTTTAGTGAATTCTTGTCCATGTTAGAAGATAATATGGGAGGTGACGGAACGTTGGTTCTAGGACATCCATTCTTGAATTCGTTGACCGAAGGTCTACagaaagaagaggaagaagaggtCTACCCGGTCAAATTATCTAAAATGGGTGTTTCAGAGTGGTTTATTTCATCTTGGAAATACGAGATGTTTTTAGGAAAAATTCATAATACTTTGGTAATAAAGTTGACAAAGAGAGTCGGGGATTGCGATTGGATCGTGATTAGTACTGACGAGAGGATGGCCAGTAGTGGACCTTCACCTCCGTTATCGCAATCAGATTCTAGGAGGAGTGAACTTAGGGAATTGAGCCACGTAAAGCCCAACAAACAACAGCTACTAAAACAATGTAACAATATGCGTCATTCTATAAGTGAAATATCGTTATCAAGGGTAAGGCCGCCACCACTAAATTTGTTGGGCGAACATTCAAGTTCACCACTAATGGAAGATGATGCCCCTACACCTGCACAAAAACGGTTGTCGTGTGGATCTTCAGCCGTTAACACGATTAAAGCAATAAGTCGAAGGTCGACTGCCTCAACAACGGACGCCACAAACCATGAAGATACCCAATCAGTTGAACATGCTCAAAAATCCAATGGTACCACTGGTACTTCGGATGCTATGGATTCTACAACAATTGGAAACTCATCAAATATCAGTCACGAAAGGGCTCGACCACCTCAAGTAGACTCGATTATGCTAGCAACTCAGCCCATGCAAATTGGTCAAAATTATGATGAGCTATATACTCCTACTGGTGGTGCGTATGTGGTACCAAGGCCTTCTATTCCGATGAAGACACAGAATCCATCAATTAATTCCTTATCTAGGTCGGTTGGCGATCAtgaaatatcaataataacagAAGAATCTGAAACAGATGCAGAGGAGAGTGCTCCAAATGATACTACATTAGGTCTTTCGTATGCGGAAAGATCCCATGCCTTTAGTTCTACTACCAACACCAGTTCATCGTCTGGGGAGTTGGTTCCTAATGAAGATAGTGTTGAGGTAtcgaaaaaaaatatcgCTAAACCAATTGACTTTACGGCTAGAGAATTGTATGGCCAAGTGAAACTGGTGTCGGATATGGATAAACAATTTTCTCAAGAATCAAATGGTTTGAAGTCGCCTGTAAACGACATTAAATTCAGTCAAGACAAGAACGCCCATAGCATttacaagaacaacaacaaccacgAGAACAATGAAAGTAAAACACCtgataatattgtaaaAGAATCTGCTACTAAGACTGATTCAGTGAACAGGAATACCATCATTGTATATCCACAACACGGCAACCAGACGGAAAATGCAAGCGGCAACACGAATGAAATGGTATCACTCGATAAAACCATTCCAATTCATAAGAATGGGAACGAGAGCAGACCGGTTACAATACAAGATAAAGGTGGAGATATTCCTACCAATCTATCCAGTAGCCCCACGGGTTCAAgaacatcatcaaaagaCAGTATAGTAACGGAAGAATTTGAGTTTATCAACAATAGTGAATCGAAGAGTAGAAGCCATTCGAGGCTTTTAGACAAAAAACTTCCCGATACACCAACGAGCCCTTCGATATCACGTTCGGGCTACACAAATGACTTTTTAGATGATTTTATTGACGGTTACGATGAACGTTCAAACCCCGATCGGATTACAACCCAAGAAATCACCGTCAAAAATACCGCGGAGGACACTTTATTCGAGAAAGTCAAGAACTATTATGAGCAAGCAGCCATAGATAAAGCCAATAAGGTCTATGCTAGCGCCATCTCTAATACCCGAAGGGGGACTTCTTCCACGAGGTATGGTGTGATGCCTGCTGGTGCTACTGCCGCTTCCGATAGTCCTCGTCACACGGCTGAAGGGTTAGATTTCGGAAAGACACCATGCAGCTATACGCCCTCAGTGAAGAGTTTTGACCAAGCGTTCAACGCACGTGAGACTAGCGCAACGAACAGTTTTAATTCTTCGATCGTGCTCAAAGATGATACTGGCATCTTCAACTCGGACGAAGAAGACGATTTCCACAAGAACAGCGACTACGACGTGAATCGTGTATCGAAGTTCAAAAGCGCTTTACTAAAAACCAAACGAAGCATCCGTGGTTTGAATGGCTACAAAGCTTGACCAACCTAGACAATGCAAACGGAACCAGGGAGGACAGGACAGTCAACGAGGACAGATCCAAACGATAAGCTACATGGTATTCAGACTCGCGCTTATACAAATGTATCTGTATCtaccatatatatatatatatatatatatagatacGAGTAATCGATGCAACGCACACACCAAATTAACAAATGGTGGGCACGGAAGTCCTGTGGAACTTAATAGATCAAGTCTCAGTAAAACTAAAGGGGGGTAGAGGACGTctaataaaaacaaaaacaactgACATCACTTCTCATAACATAGCAAATACATCATTCCAAATACCCTGATCTAAAAAACACACACATCTCAGAAACATTTAAAGTAGAAAACGTCCACCATCAGTGTGATTGAGGACAGCGTTTCGCGAATTTCACAGCTATTGAGTTTCTTCTATGATGATGTCTTGAACACGGCGACGACAGGACAACAGTCTCTTCCAAGCCAGCTGAACCTGCACTATTAGGTGGAGAGCCATCGCTCTCGTCCGCCGACGACACCAACGAAACTCCCCCGTCGTCCATGTAAGTCGACACAAGCATAGGCGTAGTAGCCCGCCTAGATAATACAGATCCAAAGCCGCTACCAGCACCATACAAAGACGGCGCCGAATACCTCTCTCTGTTAAAATTACAACGCGAGCCAAACACCAGCTGGGGCTGCTGCTCCTCCTGCGGCTTCTCCTGCACCTTCCCAGCAGAAACACCGCTGACTGTTCTCATGATCGGCAGCATCGCCAGCCCACTGCCCTCATCAACACCGCCGCCCCCACTCAGAACCTTCGCACCCGCACCGTCTGCCATACCACTTCTTTCCATCATGTAGCATCCACCCAGATGCCCgtcaccaccaccaccgaCCCCCCGACCCAGGGCATAACACCTATCCTCCCGTTCATCCTGGCTTCCCTTAGACACACACCGACCTCCAATACGGCGATGCACATACTGACTCAGATCACAAACTGTCTTCCGGCCTGCCAAGGGCCTCCGCAACTCATCGCAGCCCCCCAAGCACCTACCCATCCCACCATCGCCATCCCGTACATCCCCATCTCCCCCGTCGCCGCCGTGCGCCGATATGATTTGCGCATTCACCGGCCTATTCTGTAATCCCATATTTCTGTTGAGCACTATACCCTTGTCACACTGGCCATAACACCTGCTACCTGACCTTTGCCTCGCCGGATGTTCACCACATTACGCACCGGCCCCCTCCTGCTACTCTTACGCAccatcatatatatacaccACACAACCGTCGTGGTAACGTGATTTTACAGCCTATTGTGGTTATATAATGTCCAGAGGTCCCCATAGGCAGCAGAAACAGGGGAACTGTTCCTCTATAGTGTAATGGCGTAAAGATGTAAGTAAGATATGTGACGGAGTAGACTATGTAGAATGCCCTACACGCCTATTTAGACAAGCAAGTACCCTATCCAATACCCTATCCGGGGTACTGGggttttctttctttcataCAGTAGAACACAATGTCACATACAGCTATGTGAACAGATGGAGTAAGAACAAGAGCACTTTTACGGTATTCGTTGGGGTAAGATACGCAGCAGGTGCTTGGCTTAGAGTGAGTAACAGATCTTTCTGGGATGTGTCTAC is part of the Eremothecium cymbalariae DBVPG#7215 chromosome 2, complete sequence genome and encodes:
- a CDS encoding DUF1708 domain-containing protein (similar to Ashbya gossypii AAR073W) — protein: MFRALRRKINHGKHSSKNGDGKGNDDEKRYQFSSNGGNYSGGNYNSGNYNSGTEGPQTNIPVVVKQPKQKRVVRNGASGKPQEKPSWEPGAVPLPQRIAQKELYTAADIHSELIKMDVTQRLVGRYYVYNVSVFRGPGDCRDLRDPNFNIFQRKGAINPISSRYVIYHLATYFKERLNSQLAKNNCNNTDLIRSAMEIFKPNLSHYSHSETKETKRILASFFPWDGCSLAGKWLQLEIEKHFGSSWNKLILALRIMWSELPQGIVPWESFSSFKRLEQKYYFPVTAFYNFIPQVLPSRDFTCIAYSFLEILVTIIGKTDLVVEKTTQMDLVFTAGQVCFTKSNAIDEYMDSDSGESFDVLTLNKIYYARGSALYHLFVSYLRSLVDKGKIKDFYLIDNFNVEQYPPAPYTPMTQRALTLTVPKFLVDDEMRNDFNHLIKLVSKASSRIYSSHHAFSKLENSFLDKFEENPLKVIESLFSKSSKRYLYKLDKQFSTNYFKTLNEKQHLNRALQELDPNNQYAVATWIESCKQHGFSEFLSMLEDNMGGDGTLVLGHPFLNSLTEGLQKEEEEEVYPVKLSKMGVSEWFISSWKYEMFLGKIHNTLVIKLTKRVGDCDWIVISTDERMASSGPSPPLSQSDSRRSELRELSHVKPNKQQLLKQCNNMRHSISEISLSRVRPPPLNLLGEHSSSPLMEDDAPTPAQKRLSCGSSAVNTIKAISRRSTASTTDATNHEDTQSVEHAQKSNGTTGTSDAMDSTTIGNSSNISHERARPPQVDSIMLATQPMQIGQNYDELYTPTGGAYVVPRPSIPMKTQNPSINSLSRSVGDHEISIITEESETDAEESAPNDTTLGLSYAERSHAFSSTTNTSSSSGELVPNEDSVEVSKKNIAKPIDFTARELYGQVKLVSDMDKQFSQESNGLKSPVNDIKFSQDKNAHSIYKNNNNHENNESKTPDNIVKESATKTDSVNRNTIIVYPQHGNQTENASGNTNEMVSLDKTIPIHKNGNESRPVTIQDKGGDIPTNLSSSPTGSRTSSKDSIVTEEFEFINNSESKSRSHSRLLDKKLPDTPTSPSISRSGYTNDFLDDFIDGYDERSNPDRITTQEITVKNTAEDTLFEKVKNYYEQAAIDKANKVYASAISNTRRGTSSTRYGVMPAGATAASDSPRHTAEGLDFGKTPCSYTPSVKSFDQAFNARETSATNSFNSSIVLKDDTGIFNSDEEDDFHKNSDYDVNRVSKFKSALLKTKRSIRGLNGYKA
- a CDS encoding uncharacterized protein (similar to Ashbya gossypii AAR074C), giving the protein MGLQNRPVNAQIISAHGGDGGDGDVRDGDGGMGRCLGGCDELRRPLAGRKTVCDLSQYVHRRIGGRCVSKGSQDEREDRCYALGRGVGGGGDGHLGGCYMMERSGMADGAGAKVLSGGGGVDEGSGLAMLPIMRTVSGVSAGKVQEKPQEEQQPQLVFGSRCNFNRERYSAPSLYGAGSGFGSVLSRRATTPMLVSTYMDDGGVSLVSSADESDGSPPNSAGSAGLEETVVLSSPCSRHHHRRNSIAVKFAKRCPQSH